In Anthocerotibacter panamensis C109, the sequence GCTCAAACAAAACCCTCATGTCCACAAAAAAAATGCCGGGTGCGACCCCGGCAAAGGAAGTTAAATTCGATGACCATTGTAACCTGTGAAGCGCCCGCTGTGCCCCGCCCCCGCTACTCAGTCATCCCCTTGGATGCTGGGGTCACGGCCCTGAAAGCTTCGCCCCGCGTGGCGCTCATCGCTCAAATTGACGGTGTGGGACGGGTCAAGGTCAAGGGCGAAGATGACCAGAAATACATCCTGTACCTGGGGTTCCTGACCTCCATCGAAGCGCAACGGATGCAGGACTGGTTAGGCGCTCGTCAGGTTGGCAAGTATGACCGGGGCACAGACAGCGGATGCAATAAGCCCCGCTTCGTGGAACGTCCCGAGTTGTACGCCGATCCCTGTGTCGCCTTTGAGCTGAAGATTCACCGCCCGCCCGCTGCGCTCATCGACCGGGTAATCAGCGCTGACTTGGCCCGCGTCCAGGTCGAAGCGGACACCGCCGCCGCCATCGAAGCTAAGGCCAAAGCGGACGAGGCTGTACGCTTCGCGGCTGATGTTGCCCTGGCCCATTGGGAACTGGGCATCTAGCCCGCGCCAGCCCCGCCGCCATGCCCCCAGGTTCACCGCCTGGGGGTTTTCTTTATCTGGAGTTCCACCATGCAACAGCCGTGTGTTATTGCCCTTCCAGGCGGTCTAAACCTCTGGCTCTACGCCCCTACCGTGGGGGTCATCGAACATCCCACCTGCCCCCGTGCGTATCTCTGGTTCTCTGACCTGACCACCGCACGGGACACCGTTTACGGGTTGGGTCTGCTACGGGTCCACACCTGCCACGGTATCGAGGACAGCGCCCGCCCGTCCTACCCCTACCGGGTCACCCTGGACCATCCGCCCTGGGCCATCCTCCAACCGCTCATCACCGAAGCCTGGAGCGCCCAGGCCCGCGCCTTCTGACCCACCGCCCTGGAATCCCCCAGGGCTCCCACCCGCCCCGGCTACCCCGCTAGGGTCTATGGAGTGAAACCCATGTTGAAAGTCGTGTACAAAGTTGATTCCTTCTGCCAAAAGTTGGAAGGGAAAGCACAGGCCCCTATCAAATATCTCCGTTGTGACCTGTGCGAGGCCGAGATAGAACTCATTCCCACCGGACGGATCAAGGTTGAGGTACCCGCGAAACCTGGAGACCCCGACGGACGCTACCCGCTCTATCAAATCTCTGGGTTGGTCGATGAAAAGGGTGTAGAGCATGGGTATGTCTGCCCTCATTGCGCAACCCTCGACACCGAGGGCATTCAACGCAAGCTCATCAGGCGCTTGGAACGTAGTCTGGAACCATTTGAGGAGCAGGTCAGGCGCGGAGAATATACGAGCATCCCAAATCACGTTTTCTGGGACTTGGATGCGGTTCTGGAGATGCTATCTCAGTCTCTGCCCACACCCAAGCGCCCCCGGTCCCGTAAGTGCCCCGCCCTGAGCATGGAGGCCCCCCGCCATGAATGAGAACATCCCGCTGAAAGAACAACTCGATCACATCCTCAGCTACCCGTTTCAATGGTGGGGGACTTTAACCAGATAGCCAGATAGCCAGATGTTCTGGAGTTGGTACACACAAGGCTGTTAAATCTCATCCTGGCAGGTGTGGTCGAACCGCACCTGCTCCCAGTTGGTACAGACCCTACGGGCAACCTGTTAAGTAACCTTTCAGCGACTAACTCCCCCGGCACTTGTCCCCCTGGAGCACCGGGGGGATTCTGACCAGATAGACAGATGGACAGATACCCTTCCCAAAGGTTTTGAGCATTCAGACACCCCGCCCTACTCCGATACTCCGATACCCTTCAGAAAGGTTTGAACCTGGAGCAATAGACTACGCTACCCGTAGGGGGTCACTGAAATCTAGTAACCCTGCAAGTAACGCACTTTTTAGCGAGCCTGAAACCTTTACCTAGACTGAATTACACAATCTCTAGTGCGGACTGTAAATCCGCTGGCTCTGCCTACGTTGGTTCAAATCCAACCCGGCCCATAGTAAACATTACAGGCTTCAACCCTGCTTCTGGCGGGGTTTTTGCGTATCTGGCCTCTTGGTATTGAAAGGTACTCACAGGAATGAGATGGGTTCACGAAATAGTAGGCAGGTGGGTACAATATTGGGCTCAACTACCTGCCGACCAGCGTGTGGGTCGGAATCCTCTGAAGAGCATAGCCCTCACTGCTGATGCCGCTGTCCCCGCTAGACCTTACGAATCGGGCCAGGGTAGGTCGCCACCAAGGGGTCGCAAGTCACTCCCCAAGTTTATGAACATGCCACGCCTGTTGCTCGGGCAGCTTTTTCAACGGCTTGGGCCACAGCGGGGACTACGCGGGGGTCGAAGACGGAAGGGATAATATACTGGGCCGTGCGTTCTGACGGAGGGATGAGTTGGGCAATGGCCTGGGCAGCGGCTTGTTTCATCGCCTCGTTAATCTCGGTGGCACGGCACTTCATCGCGCCTTTAAAAATACCGGGATAGGCCAAGGCATTGTTGATTTGGTTGGGGTAGTCGCTGCGGCCCGTCGCCATCACCGCGACATAAGGGCCACATTCCTCAGGCGCGATCTCAGGGATAGGGTTGGCGAGGGCAAAGACGATGGGGTCTTGAGCCATGCCCTGAATATCCGCCAAAGTGACAAGCCCCGGACCGGAGAGCCCGACAAAGACATCCGCCTTGTGCAAGACCTCGGCAAGCGTCCCCTGTTCGCCTTTGGGGTTGGTGATCTGGGCGTAGTGTTCTTTGACGCTGTTCATATTGGCGGTGCGCCCGGAGTAAATCGCGCCCGTGCGGTCACAGCCGACAATGTGCGTCGCTCCTGCTGCCAACAGCATCTCGGTGCAGGCTACGCCAGCTGCGCCCACGCCGTTGAAGACAATCTTGATCTGGCTGAGGTCTTTACCGGTCAGGGCTAGCGCATTGAGTAAGGCAGCCAAGAGCACCACAGCGGTCCCATGCTGGTCGTCGTGGAAGACTGGGATATCCAGCAATTTCTTGAGCCGTGCTTCGATTTCAAAACAGCGCGGGGCGCTAATGTCCTCTAGATTGACCGCCCCAAAGACTGGGGCAATCTGTCGCACGGCTTCCACAATCGCGTCTGAATCCTGGGTATCGAGACAGACCGGGAAGGCATCGAGTCCGGCGAACTCTTTGAAGATCATCGCTTTGCCCTCCATCACCGGCAGCGCGGCAAGAGGACCAATATTGCCCAACCCTAAAACCGCACTCCCATCGGTAACAATCGCCACGGTATGGGGCTTGATGGTGTATTCAAACGCCTTACTGGGGTCTTTGTGAATAGCTTGACAGACACGGCCTACCCCCGGTGTATAGCCTCGGGAGAGCTGATCCTGGGTCTTGAGTGGGGAGCGGCTCTCGACAGAGATTTTCCCACCCCGGTGGAGGGCAAAGGTCCGGTCTTGCGCATCAATGAAGTGGATTCCGGGCAGTTCCTGGACCGCACAGACGATGGCTTGGGCGTGGTTTTCACTGCTCGCTTCGACTACAAATTCCTGGACAGTCGCTTGGGAGGTGCTCTCAATCAGGCTGATATCACTCAGGTTGCCCCCCGCGTCTGCGATACATGCGACGACCTTAGCCAAAGCTCCCGGTTGCTTGGCAAGTTGGAGGCGCAGGGTTTGGCTGTAGCTGGGGTTGGGCGTGAGGACGGGCATGGCTGGGTGGTGAAGGGCAATGGTACCAGCCTAGGCCATATCGTCCGCTGATAGCAATTCTGCATAAAAAACTCCGACCACTCCCCCGCAACTATCAATGGAGCCCCGATACGGACTGCGCCCTTAAACAGAGCGAAATCACCATGGTGTTGGGTATAGATAGCCGCTCCGATGGATAAGCTCCTGCCGGTGCCGATCAGGCTGAAGTACCGATCGCCAGGTTAGATCCCCGGAGATTCGGCTGCACGGGAAATGCGAATCTGCAACCTATCCATAACCTGTTTTTAGTCGGCGGCCCGTAAACTACCGGAGTGACAAAGGCGGGAGCTACTTGTCCAAAATGTGCTCACCAACTCAAAAAATAACCGGGGATCTGACGATGACAAAGCAGGGCTACTCAGTGTTCCGACACCTAATCGATGCGCGTTTGCTGCGCAAAGTGTGTGTAATGGCGATGGTGGTAGCAGCCACCACTTCCCGTTTTGTGACGGCTGGCGCGCAAGAGACCGAACCATATGCGATCGGCCTTTGGGGTGATCTACCCTACTCGGATGTGCAGGCTCAGGTGGGGGTTCCGAACCTCATCGCCGACATGAACGCGCAACGTTTGGCCTTCACGATTCACGACGGCGACCTGAAAGGGGGCAACGGCACAGTCGGCTCGGTCACCCCGACCACCTGTACTGACGCCCTTTACACGCAGGGTCTCGGGTTCTTCAATTCGCTGAAGGCACCGGCAATCTTCACACCGGGCGACAACGATTGGACTGACTGCGACCGCACCTCGAACGGTGGATTTAATTCACTCGAGCGCCTCGACCACGAGCGTCAGGTATTCTTCAGCACGCCTTTTTCCCTTGGGCAGCGTAAGCTACGCCAGCAAGTGCAGGCGACTCCGTTGTGCCTTGGTGTGAGCGGTGCGGTTCCCTGTGTCGAGAACCGCCGCTGGACGGTTGGCGGGGTTACCTATGCGACGCTCAATGTCCAGGGTTCGTGCAACAACCTCTGTGACATTGCGCCGGATCCGCAGGAGTACGCAGCACGAAACGCAGCTAATATTGCCTGGATGCGTGAAACCTTTAGCGTGGCAAAGGCAGGCAATTCAGCAGCGGTCATGTTTATCTCCCAAGCCGATCCGGGGTGGGATCTGAGCGACGGAACCAGAGCGCCTTTGCGCGATCCGAGGACCCTGGCAGAAACCGATGGTTTGCCTGATGGCTTCCAGGAATTTTTAATTGCCTTGCGCACTGAGGTGGTTGCTTTCCGCAAACCGGTTGCTTATGTGCACGGCGACTCGCACTACCACCGCGTTGATAAGCCATTTCTGGATGAGCAAGGCCGACGCCTCGAGAACTTCACGCGTGTCGAGACCTTTGGCGACAATGCGGCGAACGGCAACAATGACGTGCAGTGGCTCAAGGTAAGGGTAAATGTCCGTAACCCAGAGGTATTTTCCTATCAGGTGCAGATCGTTCCCGGCAACCGAGTAGCGGTTCCTGCTCCCTAATGCCACACGGTTCAATAATCGTTGAGAGACAACTCCTCTCGTGGTTCGCGTGAGGAGTTGTTCTCAGACCTTTTTGCGCTGTAAGCGCACGGAACAGATCCAGCTCTAGCAGGGGTTTCCCTTATGGCACAAATTCTACGCCGCATTCGCGGTTGAGCGCCTCCCATTGCGCTTCTGCAAAAGCCCCATTACGCATCACCCGCGCCGTCTGCTCGAACCAGTACTCACGTCCCGCAGGCATGTCCCACCCCAGCAATCGCCCAGGGGTTGGGCCTACGTTTTTGAAGGTGTGGCGCGTGCGCCGGGGCACAAAGACAAAGCTACCGGGACCGAGGAGCGCCACCTGTGCTCCTGCCTGAAATTCGAACTGTCCCTCCAGCACATAGAAACATTCCTCTTCCTGCTGCTGAATATGCGGTCGTGGCCCTTCCCCCGGTCTGACCAAGACCTCATAGGCACAAAAAGTACCACCGGATTCTTCGGCACGCATGAGGATTTTCATAGGGGTGCCCAGCACTTCGATAGCCTCACCCTCACCCGGCGGGACGACCTTCGCGCGCAGCGTAGTTACCTCCTCTGATGGGCGTTCCAGGTTATTGCGATGAGTCATGATAAATTGCTCCGTTGCGTCAAGACAGGACCGTCAGCACAAGGACCGTTAATCCTCAAGCCGCCCGTCATTCTGACACAAGCCCCCGTGAGACCCGCCACCCCCTTGAGATTGATGCTTAGTACTTGTAGCCCCAGGCTAACGAGCGATAGTCTTGTCCATAAAGCATCCCCACCATAAAGAGGCTCATGAGCATCAGACCCTTTCATCTAGCATTTCCGGTGACAGACCTGACAACCACACGCCATTTTTATGAGACTATCCTCGGCTGCACTGTCGGTAGAACCTCCGCCACTTGGATCGATTTCAATCTGTTTGGGCATCAGATCACAGCGCACCTGTGCTCCCATTTATCTACAGAAACCCTCACCAATTCCGTAGATGGCAAAAGCATTCCCCTGCGTCATTGGGGGGTCATCTTACCGATGGAGCAGTGGGAAACCCTCGCTGAGCAATTGAAGCAGCAGGGCATTCTTTTTATCGTCGGACCCTACCTCCGCTTTAAAGGAGAGGTTGGCGAACAGGCTACCCTGTTTTTGCTCGACCCCAGTGGCAATGCCCTGGAATTCAAAGCATTCTGGCAGGATGAAGCTATCTTCGCCACGTCCGATTAACCCGTTGTTTTTTGGGCGCTCAAAAATTCCAGCACAGCCTGCCAGTTTTCCGCCATGCCCTTGGGATTGATATCCTGACGCAGGGTGGAAGAGCCGTGCACGCCATTGATTCGAGGCACGAATTGCCGCTTTTGGGAGGAGGCGACCGCAGCCAAAATCGTTTTGGCTTGAGTGATTTCCTCAGTATCTTTAGCGGAGGTGACGAATACCGGAATCGTAACTTTGGCGGCAGCAGAGCGCACCGTATCCGCTCCTCCTAGGTATTCTCCCGGCGAGAAGGACAGGACCCCGACTACCTGTTGGGGATGCTGCGCAGCTAACAAAAACACCAGGGCTGCGGAGTAGCTACTGCCCCACAGGAGGACCGGACCTTGCTGACCGTTACTTTTAGCCCAAGTAAGCGCAGCCTGCATATCCTTGAGGGCTTCGAGAAAACTGCTACTGCCGCCGTTTTGCTGGACTGTTTGGTTGGTCCTTCCCCAGCGGGAGCCCCCTGAGCGCTGATCGATAGCCAGACAGTTATACCCTTCTTTCACCAGACGCGGTGCAATAGTTGTGTATTCGCCTCGGTTAGACCCTGCCTGATGAAAAAGTAAGAGGAGCGGCTGTGCTTTGTTAGCCGCCGCATAGTAGTCACCAAATACCCGTACTCCGTCCTTAGCGGTAAAACTGACCGCCTGCTGTGCGTGCACTTGGGCACTAGCAGATACCATCACCAAGAACAAAACCAGAAAATTAACGACGCTCTTTTGGAGACTTATCATCACCAACCCTCCGGGAACCCTCTAGGACGGATCGATTATATCCAGAGCGCCCTACACCAGCGCTATTGAGCCGTGGTCCTCTCGGGGCGGGCATTAACCAGCAAGAAGACAGCATCGTTGTATTCGTAGTCTACGACGTCTGTAAGCAGGTCAGCAGGGCCGTAGGTCTCTTTGATGGCGTACCACTGATCGCGAATCAGCATGCCATCCGGCTTGCGCACCGGGAAAAATCGCCAACTGTGCACCTGCTCAGGCCCATTGTAGGTATCGTCTGAGTAGCTTTCTCCATTGACCAGTTGAAAAGGTCCATTCGGCGTGTAGGCAACATCCTCCGGTTGAGGGGGGCGATTTACCCCCGCTATATAAATC encodes:
- a CDS encoding NAD-dependent malic enzyme codes for the protein MPVLTPNPSYSQTLRLQLAKQPGALAKVVACIADAGGNLSDISLIESTSQATVQEFVVEASSENHAQAIVCAVQELPGIHFIDAQDRTFALHRGGKISVESRSPLKTQDQLSRGYTPGVGRVCQAIHKDPSKAFEYTIKPHTVAIVTDGSAVLGLGNIGPLAALPVMEGKAMIFKEFAGLDAFPVCLDTQDSDAIVEAVRQIAPVFGAVNLEDISAPRCFEIEARLKKLLDIPVFHDDQHGTAVVLLAALLNALALTGKDLSQIKIVFNGVGAAGVACTEMLLAAGATHIVGCDRTGAIYSGRTANMNSVKEHYAQITNPKGEQGTLAEVLHKADVFVGLSGPGLVTLADIQGMAQDPIVFALANPIPEIAPEECGPYVAVMATGRSDYPNQINNALAYPGIFKGAMKCRATEINEAMKQAAAQAIAQLIPPSERTAQYIIPSVFDPRVVPAVAQAVEKAARATGVACS
- a CDS encoding cupin domain-containing protein, with the translated sequence MTHRNNLERPSEEVTTLRAKVVPPGEGEAIEVLGTPMKILMRAEESGGTFCAYEVLVRPGEGPRPHIQQQEEECFYVLEGQFEFQAGAQVALLGPGSFVFVPRRTRHTFKNVGPTPGRLLGWDMPAGREYWFEQTARVMRNGAFAEAQWEALNRECGVEFVP
- a CDS encoding VOC family protein, giving the protein MSIRPFHLAFPVTDLTTTRHFYETILGCTVGRTSATWIDFNLFGHQITAHLCSHLSTETLTNSVDGKSIPLRHWGVILPMEQWETLAEQLKQQGILFIVGPYLRFKGEVGEQATLFLLDPSGNALEFKAFWQDEAIFATSD
- a CDS encoding alpha/beta hydrolase is translated as MISLQKSVVNFLVLFLVMVSASAQVHAQQAVSFTAKDGVRVFGDYYAAANKAQPLLLLFHQAGSNRGEYTTIAPRLVKEGYNCLAIDQRSGGSRWGRTNQTVQQNGGSSSFLEALKDMQAALTWAKSNGQQGPVLLWGSSYSAALVFLLAAQHPQQVVGVLSFSPGEYLGGADTVRSAAAKVTIPVFVTSAKDTEEITQAKTILAAVASSQKRQFVPRINGVHGSSTLRQDINPKGMAENWQAVLEFLSAQKTTG